The Corynebacterium qintianiae genome has a window encoding:
- a CDS encoding NYN domain-containing protein — protein sequence MFERTLVFVDTSYLLASFYNSWEIGARAQLEIDLPEVVATLGTMVSHQLHQPIHRQYWYDGIPDSGPHRYQRALRTCDGVQLRTGQLIEWGERRTQKGVDTRLVADLVVNATRHQFSDFVLVSGDADMIPGVDEATNHGARVHLYGFGWDSMSSALRHACDTTTILDPREDFADAMQLQVLEGPLPPVIRERPLNDAEPLDSDHGPTAVPGFSPDPLRAEAGTVATPRLEGANGSGGEVVPDPEKPASDIPAGIEEPDMCDEPSEAEVEAMTEASKPGNRHTPSPLDMAVGSPKPTPKPSMMAPRRKLRSRYVPLPEEVWTSAGFQTPFDVGQQYATWWYDNAASAEQRDKAHMLSGGGLPPEIDRPLLQFACETLHEYTLSENQRVNLRDGFHSGIRRVLINIHRE from the coding sequence ATGTTTGAACGCACACTCGTGTTCGTCGACACTTCATACTTACTCGCGAGCTTTTACAACTCGTGGGAAATCGGCGCCCGCGCACAGTTAGAAATCGACCTTCCCGAGGTCGTAGCAACCCTCGGGACGATGGTCTCCCATCAACTGCATCAACCCATCCACCGCCAGTATTGGTACGACGGTATTCCAGACTCGGGGCCCCACCGCTACCAGCGCGCCCTCCGCACGTGCGACGGTGTGCAGCTGCGCACTGGCCAGCTCATCGAGTGGGGTGAGCGACGCACGCAAAAGGGCGTCGACACGCGTCTCGTGGCCGACCTCGTTGTTAACGCCACCCGGCACCAGTTCAGCGACTTCGTGCTCGTCTCCGGGGACGCCGACATGATCCCCGGGGTCGACGAGGCCACCAATCACGGCGCCCGGGTCCACCTTTACGGTTTCGGCTGGGACTCCATGTCATCCGCGTTGCGCCATGCGTGCGATACCACGACCATCCTGGATCCCCGCGAAGACTTTGCGGACGCTATGCAGCTTCAGGTGCTCGAGGGACCGCTACCCCCGGTGATTCGGGAACGACCGCTCAACGACGCCGAACCGCTCGACAGCGATCACGGCCCCACCGCAGTTCCTGGTTTCAGCCCGGACCCGCTGCGAGCCGAGGCAGGGACCGTCGCGACGCCACGCCTCGAGGGTGCGAACGGTTCCGGAGGAGAGGTGGTGCCGGATCCCGAGAAGCCTGCCAGCGACATCCCCGCCGGGATCGAAGAACCCGACATGTGCGACGAGCCGTCGGAAGCCGAAGTGGAGGCGATGACCGAGGCGAGCAAGCCCGGCAACCGCCATACGCCTTCACCCCTTGATATGGCCGTCGGCTCGCCCAAACCCACACCGAAGCCGTCAATGATGGCGCCCAGGCGCAAGCTCCGCTCCCGCTACGTCCCCCTGCCGGAGGAGGTGTGGACCTCAGCTGGCTTCCAGACCCCCTTCGACGTCGGCCAGCAGTACGCCACCTGGTGGTACGACAACGCGGCGTCGGCGGAGCAACGGGACAAGGCTCACATGCTCTCGGGCGGCGGCCTTCCACCCGAAATTGACCGGCCGCTGCTTCAGTTCGCTTGCGAGACACTCCACGAATACACGCTCAGTGAGAACCAGCGAGTGAACCTGCGCGACGGGTTCCACTCCGGGATTCGAAGGGTGCTCATCAACATCCATCGCGAGTAG
- the dnaB gene encoding replicative DNA helicase, with the protein MAAGDHVASFDDSEDFVPPPEPAEEFEPGASRGGSTRYRGGSNFNRSRDDLREYRQPPHDEQAERSVLGAMMLSPNTLAEVIDELSAQDFYFPAHQLIFDAIVDLYSSGSDIDVLIVSGRLDRLNQLERVGGAPYLLTLISGVPTAANARYYAEIVTEKSLLRQLVNAGTNVVQLGYEGTEGMEIEALVDRAQQEVFKVSKKQTSADYQALSDLLKPTIDELTAIESGGALDRGVPTGFLDLDSLTNGLHAGQMIIIAARPGVGKSTLALDFMRSCSINHGKTSVIFSLEMSASEITMRMLSAETEIKLSAMRSGQMEEQDWEKLTTRLTEIQDAPLFIDDSPNLTMMEIRTKARRLKQQHGLDLIVLDYLQLMSSGRKVESRQQEVSEFSRQLKLLAKELEVPVIAISQLNRGPESRTDKKPQLADLRESGSLEQDADMVFLLYRPDSQDRDDERAGEADIIVAKHRGGPIDTIPVAHQLHYSRFVNMARG; encoded by the coding sequence TTGGCTGCTGGAGACCACGTCGCTAGCTTTGATGATTCCGAGGACTTCGTGCCGCCGCCTGAGCCGGCCGAGGAGTTTGAGCCGGGCGCTTCACGGGGCGGATCAACCCGTTACCGCGGCGGCTCGAATTTCAACCGCTCACGGGACGACTTGCGGGAATACCGCCAGCCGCCGCACGACGAGCAGGCGGAGCGCAGCGTTCTCGGCGCAATGATGCTCAGCCCCAACACCCTGGCTGAGGTTATTGACGAGCTCAGCGCCCAAGACTTCTATTTCCCCGCCCATCAGCTGATCTTCGATGCGATCGTCGACCTGTACTCCAGCGGCTCCGACATCGACGTGCTCATCGTGTCCGGACGCCTGGACCGCCTCAACCAGCTCGAGAGGGTGGGGGGAGCCCCCTACCTGCTCACCCTCATTTCCGGCGTGCCCACCGCCGCGAACGCGCGCTACTACGCCGAGATCGTCACGGAGAAGTCCCTCCTGCGCCAGCTGGTGAATGCGGGAACCAACGTCGTGCAGCTCGGTTACGAGGGGACGGAGGGGATGGAGATCGAGGCCCTGGTGGACAGGGCGCAGCAGGAAGTCTTCAAGGTTTCGAAGAAGCAGACGAGCGCCGATTATCAGGCGCTATCGGACTTGCTCAAGCCGACGATCGACGAGCTCACCGCAATTGAGAGCGGAGGAGCCCTCGACCGTGGCGTCCCTACGGGCTTCCTGGACCTGGACAGTCTTACCAACGGCCTCCATGCGGGCCAGATGATCATCATCGCGGCGCGTCCGGGCGTGGGCAAGTCCACCTTGGCCCTGGATTTCATGCGGTCGTGCTCCATCAACCACGGCAAGACCTCGGTCATTTTCTCGCTGGAGATGAGCGCCTCCGAGATCACCATGCGCATGCTCTCCGCTGAAACCGAGATCAAGCTCTCCGCGATGCGCTCCGGTCAGATGGAGGAGCAGGACTGGGAGAAGCTGACCACGCGCCTCACCGAGATCCAGGATGCTCCGCTATTCATCGACGACTCACCGAACCTGACGATGATGGAAATCCGCACCAAGGCGCGGCGCCTGAAACAGCAGCACGGCCTCGACCTGATCGTCCTTGACTACCTGCAGCTGATGAGCTCCGGCCGCAAGGTCGAGTCGCGCCAGCAAGAGGTTTCCGAGTTCTCCCGCCAGCTCAAGTTGCTGGCCAAGGAGCTCGAGGTGCCGGTGATCGCGATCTCCCAGCTCAACCGCGGGCCCGAGTCCCGAACCGACAAGAAGCCCCAGCTCGCCGACCTTCGCGAGTCTGGCTCTCTTGAGCAGGACGCGGACATGGTGTTCTTGCTCTACCGACCAGACTCCCAGGACAGGGATGACGAGCGTGCGGGTGAGGCCGACATCATCGTGGCTAAGCATCGCGGTGGCCCGATCGACACCATCCCGGTGGCGCACCAGCTGCACTACTCCCGATTCGTCAATATGGCCCGCGGCTGA
- a CDS encoding MFS transporter: MTSATSGYSTAGADLTRTERLDRLPVTPKHRRLLIGSGVGWALDAMDIGLVSFIIAALAVHWDLDKSTTSWIASVGFIGMAIGASLGGLLADKLGRRQVFAATLLIYGIATGASALATSVGALMVFRFIVGLGLGGELPVASTLVSEFSPRRVRGRMVVLLEAFWAVGWIAAAVIGTFVVAHSETGWRWGLALGAVPALYAVVVRLGLPESVRFLESKGRHEEAEAVVQSFEVETSPADYDIDPEEEPEKVTGGIWGTSLRKRTLSFWIVWFCVSLAYYGAFIWIPSLLVSQGFTLVKSFTFTLIITLAQLPGYAAAAWLIEVWGRRKTLSVFLAGSAAAALLYGLASAEWQIIAAGCLLSFFNLGAWGALYAIGPELYPTAIRATGTGAGAAFGRIGSILAPLLVPPVLAFGGTVAVFGVFAAAFTIACVAAFTLPEQRGRVLN; the protein is encoded by the coding sequence GTGACCTCAGCGACATCTGGATACTCAACCGCCGGTGCGGACCTGACACGCACCGAGCGCCTCGACCGGTTGCCCGTGACCCCCAAGCACCGTCGCCTCCTTATCGGATCAGGCGTCGGCTGGGCCCTCGACGCCATGGACATCGGCCTAGTGTCCTTCATTATCGCCGCCCTCGCGGTGCATTGGGACCTGGATAAATCGACAACCTCCTGGATTGCGTCGGTTGGATTCATCGGGATGGCCATCGGCGCGTCCTTGGGCGGCCTCCTCGCGGACAAGCTCGGCCGCCGGCAGGTGTTCGCGGCCACTCTCCTGATTTACGGCATCGCCACGGGCGCTTCGGCGCTGGCCACTTCTGTCGGCGCGCTCATGGTGTTCCGGTTCATAGTCGGACTCGGACTCGGCGGCGAGCTCCCGGTAGCATCCACCCTGGTCAGCGAGTTCTCACCCCGTCGCGTACGCGGCCGCATGGTGGTTCTCCTTGAAGCCTTTTGGGCGGTGGGATGGATTGCTGCCGCGGTGATAGGCACATTCGTTGTCGCCCACAGTGAAACCGGGTGGCGATGGGGCCTGGCGTTAGGTGCGGTGCCGGCGCTTTACGCCGTTGTGGTGCGCCTCGGGCTCCCCGAGTCGGTTCGCTTCCTCGAATCCAAGGGTCGACACGAGGAGGCGGAGGCCGTCGTACAATCGTTCGAGGTCGAGACTTCGCCCGCGGACTACGACATCGACCCGGAGGAAGAGCCCGAAAAGGTCACGGGCGGCATCTGGGGCACGTCCCTGCGCAAGCGCACCTTGTCGTTCTGGATTGTTTGGTTCTGCGTCTCGCTCGCCTACTACGGGGCCTTCATATGGATCCCCTCGCTGCTGGTTTCCCAAGGCTTCACCCTAGTGAAGTCCTTCACCTTCACGCTCATCATCACCCTAGCCCAGCTGCCGGGCTACGCGGCGGCCGCGTGGCTCATCGAGGTGTGGGGGCGCAGGAAGACGCTCTCCGTGTTTCTGGCTGGCTCCGCCGCGGCAGCGCTCCTCTACGGACTCGCCTCCGCCGAGTGGCAGATCATCGCCGCGGGCTGCCTACTGTCGTTCTTCAACCTGGGCGCCTGGGGCGCTCTGTACGCCATCGGCCCAGAGCTCTACCCCACCGCGATCCGCGCCACCGGCACCGGCGCGGGCGCCGCTTTCGGGCGTATCGGGTCGATCCTCGCGCCGTTGCTTGTCCCGCCCGTGCTCGCGTTCGGCGGGACAGTTGCCGTGTTCGGCGTTTTCGCCGCCGCCTTCACGATCGCCTGCGTCGCGGCCTTTACGTTGCCGGAGCAGCGTGGTCGTGTGCTGAACTAA
- a CDS encoding PspA/IM30 family protein, translating into MANPFSKGWKYLMQSFDTKIDQNADPKVQIQQAVAGAKKQHAELSQHAANIIGNRNQLQMKLERLIKSQEDLQNKARTAIQAADKASASGDAEKAQQFNATAEVIASQLVSVEEELEQTKQAYSAAEQAATEAQQKQKQSEARLQEQLSQVSQLESQLNQAKMQEQTAATMDSMNQVGGNDNAPTLDGVRDKIERRYANALGAQELTKDSMTDRMAEIEAGGTDIAASNRLAEIRASMGGNQLEAAEASEPAGELPEAGSTERAADAGEADVEKALADAEQYVADDATDESRNS; encoded by the coding sequence ATGGCAAACCCATTTAGCAAGGGTTGGAAATACCTGATGCAGTCGTTCGACACCAAGATCGACCAGAACGCCGACCCCAAGGTGCAGATTCAGCAGGCGGTCGCTGGCGCCAAGAAGCAGCACGCTGAGCTCAGCCAGCATGCCGCAAACATTATTGGCAACCGCAACCAGCTGCAGATGAAGCTTGAGCGGCTGATTAAATCCCAGGAAGACCTCCAGAATAAAGCCCGCACCGCGATCCAGGCCGCCGACAAGGCCTCAGCCTCCGGTGATGCGGAGAAAGCACAGCAGTTCAACGCCACCGCCGAGGTGATCGCCTCCCAGCTCGTCTCTGTTGAAGAGGAACTCGAGCAGACGAAGCAGGCCTACTCGGCGGCCGAACAGGCCGCGACCGAGGCGCAGCAGAAGCAGAAGCAGTCCGAGGCACGGCTGCAGGAACAGCTCAGCCAGGTTTCCCAGCTGGAGTCGCAGCTGAACCAGGCGAAGATGCAGGAGCAGACCGCCGCGACCATGGACAGCATGAATCAGGTCGGTGGCAATGACAACGCGCCCACCCTCGACGGGGTGCGTGACAAGATCGAGCGCCGTTACGCCAACGCCCTAGGCGCCCAGGAGCTGACAAAGGACTCCATGACCGACCGCATGGCGGAGATCGAGGCCGGGGGAACCGATATCGCCGCGTCGAACCGTCTCGCGGAAATCCGGGCGTCGATGGGCGGCAACCAGCTCGAGGCCGCAGAAGCCAGTGAGCCAGCCGGCGAGCTACCCGAGGCGGGCAGCACCGAGCGTGCGGCGGACGCGGGTGAGGCCGATGTTGAGAAGGCGCTTGCCGACGCCGAGCAGTACGTCGCCGACGACGCGACCGACGAGTCACGCAACAGCTAG
- a CDS encoding heavy metal translocating P-type ATPase: protein MTCASCSSRVQRKLNKLDGVEATVNFSTETAAVDFDPSKADADTLIDTIRGAGYDAFPMNAEIVAEPEVGASTSDALDEARDRTAAQLKFTVIWTAIVSLPVMLVSMIPAWQFMNWQWAALAATTLVYFAGGAVFHRSTLTNLRHGAATMDTLITLGTTAAYAWSVWALFVGNAGEPGMVMEMSLLPGSSHGAMDEIYLETVCVVITFLLLGRWFEIRAKGRSSQALRDLLSMGAHEASVLRDGAEVRIPVDQLAAGDQFVVRPGEKIPTDGTVVSGRSAVDQSMLTGESVPVEVSEGANVTGATLNTSGRLLVEATRVGSETTLAQMAQLVKDAQAGKAPVERLVDRISQLFVPAVIVISLLSLLGNLLAGHDTVTAFTAAVAVLIIACPCALGLATPTAILVGTGRGAQMGLLIKGPEILESTRQVDTLVMDKTGTITTGDMGVDAVVPAEGWDAGRVLSLAAAVESGSEHPIARAVVRAAPSAPEPTEFRNEAGVGVSALVDAHTVRVGRPVGGLGNLGDLAPAFTTAQQSGATPVVVEVDGEPVGIVSVRDKVKDNSAGAIAALRELGLEPHMLTGDNAGAARAVATEVGIDAANVTAGVMPEDKVVAVKRLQAEGKHVAMVGDGVNDAAALAQADLGLAMGAGTDVAIEASDITLMSNSLVSVADAIRLSRRVLRTIRGNLFWAFAYNVLLIPVAAVGLLNPMLAGIAMAFSSVFVVVNSLRLRSFRSVSQHRA, encoded by the coding sequence ATGACCTGCGCGTCGTGCTCCTCGCGTGTGCAACGCAAGCTGAACAAACTCGACGGGGTCGAGGCGACTGTCAACTTCTCCACAGAAACTGCCGCCGTCGACTTTGACCCGTCCAAGGCCGACGCGGACACACTCATCGACACCATCCGCGGAGCCGGGTACGACGCCTTCCCGATGAACGCGGAAATCGTCGCCGAACCGGAGGTGGGGGCGTCGACAAGCGATGCCCTTGACGAAGCACGCGACCGCACCGCCGCGCAGTTGAAGTTCACGGTGATTTGGACAGCGATTGTCTCGCTACCTGTGATGCTCGTGTCGATGATCCCGGCCTGGCAGTTCATGAACTGGCAGTGGGCGGCCCTCGCCGCGACAACGCTGGTGTATTTCGCGGGCGGTGCCGTGTTCCACCGCAGCACCCTGACCAACCTGCGCCACGGCGCAGCCACAATGGACACGCTGATCACCCTCGGCACGACCGCCGCTTATGCGTGGTCGGTGTGGGCGCTGTTCGTCGGAAACGCTGGTGAGCCCGGAATGGTCATGGAGATGTCCCTCCTTCCGGGTTCCTCGCACGGGGCGATGGACGAAATCTACCTCGAAACCGTCTGTGTGGTGATCACGTTCCTACTGCTCGGCCGCTGGTTCGAGATCCGCGCGAAGGGCCGGTCCTCGCAAGCACTGCGGGATCTGCTGAGCATGGGCGCGCACGAAGCGTCTGTGCTTCGCGACGGTGCCGAGGTCCGCATCCCCGTCGACCAGCTCGCCGCCGGCGACCAGTTCGTAGTCCGCCCCGGTGAAAAGATCCCCACGGACGGCACGGTTGTTTCGGGGCGCTCGGCCGTCGACCAGTCAATGCTAACCGGCGAGTCGGTCCCGGTGGAGGTGTCTGAGGGCGCGAACGTCACCGGCGCGACCCTGAACACGTCCGGCCGACTCCTCGTCGAGGCCACCCGCGTCGGGTCGGAGACCACTCTGGCGCAGATGGCCCAGTTGGTCAAGGACGCCCAGGCCGGAAAGGCCCCGGTAGAGCGGCTGGTCGACCGAATTTCCCAGCTATTCGTGCCGGCGGTCATCGTCATCTCCCTGCTGTCTCTCCTCGGCAATCTCCTCGCCGGCCACGACACCGTCACGGCGTTCACGGCGGCGGTCGCGGTCCTCATCATCGCCTGTCCGTGCGCACTGGGCCTGGCCACGCCGACCGCCATCTTGGTCGGCACCGGCCGCGGCGCCCAGATGGGTCTGCTGATCAAGGGCCCGGAGATCCTCGAGTCGACTCGGCAGGTGGACACCCTAGTCATGGACAAGACCGGCACGATCACCACCGGTGATATGGGGGTGGACGCCGTCGTACCAGCCGAGGGCTGGGATGCCGGCCGGGTCCTGTCGCTCGCCGCCGCGGTGGAATCCGGCTCGGAGCATCCCATCGCGCGGGCCGTGGTCCGCGCCGCACCCTCCGCACCCGAACCTACGGAGTTCCGCAACGAGGCGGGTGTGGGCGTCAGTGCGCTTGTCGACGCCCACACTGTGCGCGTCGGCCGTCCCGTCGGCGGCCTCGGGAATCTCGGGGATCTCGCGCCCGCATTCACCACCGCGCAGCAATCGGGAGCGACCCCGGTTGTCGTCGAGGTCGACGGTGAACCAGTCGGCATCGTCTCAGTCCGCGACAAGGTGAAAGACAATTCCGCGGGCGCCATTGCGGCACTGCGCGAGCTCGGTCTCGAGCCCCACATGCTCACGGGCGACAACGCCGGCGCGGCAAGGGCTGTCGCGACGGAAGTGGGGATTGACGCCGCCAACGTCACTGCCGGTGTGATGCCTGAGGACAAGGTCGTGGCAGTCAAGCGGTTGCAAGCCGAGGGAAAGCACGTGGCCATGGTAGGCGACGGTGTCAACGACGCTGCGGCGCTCGCTCAGGCGGATCTGGGCCTCGCGATGGGCGCTGGCACCGACGTCGCTATCGAGGCTTCCGACATCACCCTCATGAGCAACTCCCTGGTGTCCGTCGCCGACGCGATCCGCCTCTCACGGCGCGTTCTGCGCACCATCAGAGGCAACCTGTTCTGGGCGTTCGCCTACAACGTGCTGCTCATCCCCGTCGCGGCCGTGGGGTTGCTCAACCCGATGCTCGCGGGTATCGCTATGGCATTCTCCTCCGTCTTCGTTGTCGTCAACTCTCTGAGACTCCGCAGCTTCCGCTCCGTGTCGCAACACCGCGCATAA
- a CDS encoding NAD(P)-dependent alcohol dehydrogenase, translated as MKAVRHIGYHTFPEIKEVEKPTPGPGEVLLKVAGAGACHSDVAILHEFDEGLNPQMDPEFTLGHENSGWAEELGAGVEGIELGAAYLVYGPVGCGICRACTRGQDTYCEHAAAMDYAGIGLGRDGGMAEYVVVPARNLVPLGDADPINAAPLADAGLTPYHAIKLALPHLSGGGKYALVIGLGGLGLIGVQILKALTGATIIATDMKEDAMAEAEKLGAITVPGGEGQVERIREITGGKGVDAAFDFVGVGATVGTAMKSVARQGRVTIVGIGNLSPYEWAFLTTPYEAELVNTYWGTVGELHEVVDMYKAGQIVPQVATYSLDQALDAYQLLVDGKVSGRAVIVPHGH; from the coding sequence ATGAAGGCCGTTCGCCACATTGGCTACCACACATTCCCCGAAATCAAAGAGGTAGAGAAACCTACCCCGGGCCCGGGTGAGGTCCTGCTCAAGGTTGCCGGCGCCGGTGCCTGCCACTCGGACGTGGCCATTTTACACGAGTTCGACGAGGGCCTGAACCCGCAGATGGACCCCGAGTTCACCCTGGGCCACGAAAATTCCGGCTGGGCGGAGGAGCTCGGTGCGGGCGTGGAGGGCATCGAGCTCGGTGCCGCCTACTTGGTCTACGGGCCCGTCGGGTGCGGCATCTGCCGCGCCTGCACCCGCGGCCAGGACACCTACTGTGAGCATGCCGCCGCGATGGACTACGCAGGTATCGGCCTAGGCCGCGACGGCGGCATGGCCGAATATGTTGTTGTCCCCGCGCGCAACCTAGTCCCGCTGGGTGACGCCGACCCGATTAACGCCGCGCCGCTTGCCGACGCTGGCTTGACCCCATACCACGCCATCAAGCTCGCCCTGCCGCACCTTAGCGGCGGCGGCAAGTACGCCCTGGTTATTGGCCTGGGCGGCCTCGGCTTGATCGGCGTGCAGATTCTCAAGGCTCTGACCGGCGCCACCATCATCGCCACAGATATGAAGGAGGACGCGATGGCGGAGGCCGAGAAGCTCGGCGCCATCACTGTCCCTGGCGGCGAGGGCCAGGTCGAACGAATCCGTGAGATCACGGGGGGCAAGGGCGTCGACGCGGCGTTCGACTTCGTCGGCGTCGGTGCGACCGTCGGCACCGCCATGAAGTCCGTCGCACGCCAGGGCCGTGTCACCATCGTGGGCATCGGCAACCTCTCCCCCTACGAGTGGGCGTTCCTGACCACCCCGTACGAGGCCGAACTAGTGAACACGTACTGGGGCACCGTCGGCGAACTCCATGAAGTGGTCGACATGTACAAGGCGGGCCAGATTGTTCCGCAGGTCGCCACGTACTCGCTGGACCAGGCGCTTGATGCTTATCAGCTGCTGGTAGACGGCAAGGTTTCCGGCCGCGCTGTCATCGTCCCCCACGGCCACTAG
- the trxA gene encoding thioredoxin, protein MATVDVTEDTFEQTVSAEGTVIVDAWAEWCGPCKQFAPTFEKASEAHPDATFAKLDTEANPQIAAALEIQAIPTLMAFRDGIMVFRQSGALPPAAFEDLVSQVKALDMDEVRRQIEEQNNQQG, encoded by the coding sequence ATGGCTACCGTTGACGTCACCGAGGACACTTTCGAGCAGACGGTTTCCGCCGAGGGCACGGTAATCGTCGATGCGTGGGCGGAGTGGTGCGGGCCGTGCAAGCAGTTCGCGCCGACCTTCGAGAAGGCTTCCGAGGCGCACCCGGACGCGACCTTCGCCAAGCTGGATACCGAGGCGAACCCGCAGATCGCCGCCGCGCTCGAGATCCAGGCGATTCCGACGCTGATGGCTTTCCGTGACGGCATCATGGTATTCCGCCAGTCTGGCGCGCTCCCGCCGGCGGCATTCGAAGATTTGGTCAGCCAGGTCAAGGCGCTCGACATGGATGAGGTGCGCCGCCAGATCGAGGAACAGAACAACCAGCAGGGTTAG
- a CDS encoding heavy-metal-associated domain-containing protein, with product MAVRQFNVEGMTCGHCEASVKEEVLEIDGVTEVSVDHTTGVLEVAGEGFSAEEVSKAVHEAGYSLA from the coding sequence ATGGCGGTTCGCCAGTTCAACGTTGAAGGAATGACCTGCGGCCACTGCGAGGCGAGCGTTAAGGAGGAGGTGCTGGAGATCGACGGTGTCACCGAGGTTTCCGTGGATCACACCACAGGCGTCTTAGAGGTGGCGGGCGAGGGGTTCTCCGCCGAGGAAGTCTCCAAGGCGGTGCACGAAGCTGGATATTCCCTGGCTTAA